The Deltaproteobacteria bacterium genomic interval TCTCGTTCCTCGACGTACAAGCCGTCACCCTGTATGCCCTGGGGATGTTCGGCTTTGGCCTCATCTTGACGATCGAGCGGTCACTCAACTTGCCTGAACGGGCACTGACCGTGCCGTATCGGGTGCTCATTTTGGCAGCTAGCCTGAGTATTATTGTGACCGTGCTGGTCAAAAGCAAAAGGGTGCTGCTCAGAATCTACATGCTGCCTCTCGTAGTGTTTTGGCTCGCCTATGGTGCGCGTTTCATCGCCGATGTGTACGTGCGTGAATTACCGTTAGCGCAAACACCCAGTGATCTGCTTTTTTATATCGTTGGGATGTGTGTGATCCCGATGACAGCGATGTTCCTTCACGCCAGTCCACGATTCGCGTCGGTCGCGGTGCTCACGAGTCTCGTCGTGTTAGGCCTTACCTGTGCTGCGATTCTGCTGTTCAGTCGTGATGTGTTGTTTACCGACTTCGGCCGACTCCGAGCTGAAGGGGGACTCAGTCAGATTACGCTAGGGCATCTCGGCGTTTCCTTAACGACACTCAGCTTGTTCCTGATGTTGAGTCGATTCCCGATCGTCCAGGTACCGCGGACGATCTTGACTGCACTCATTGTGTTTGGACTCTTAGTGGTCGGTCTTGCCTCTTCGCGAGGCCCGCTCGTTGCTCTGGTGGTGATGGTTCCGTTGCTGGTCGTCTTTGCCTGGTATCAAGGTAAAAAAAATGACCACCTTGGTGATCCTCACCGTTGCAACGCTTTCAGTTCCCTCTGGAATCTTGTTTCTTCAAGGCATCGGGAGCAACATCGATAAGCGCATTGCCTCGACGTTGGAACGGACGGAATCAGGCAAAGAGTCGCGCCTCGATTTATGGCAGAGCGCGTGGGAGGACTTTCTCGACCATCCCCTCGCGGGTCGCGCGATGGAAGGGCGCTACGACATCTATCCACACAATTTGCTCGTTGAAAGCTTCATGGCGACAGGGATGTTTGGTGGTGGTGCGTTCCTCTGGTTATTGTTACTGGGCCTGAGGGCGGCATTGCGCTTGATTTGGCGAAGCCATGAACATGGATGGATTGGGCTACTTTTTATTCAGATGACAGTGTACGGCTGTTTTTCAGGTTCATTGTGGAGCTTGTCGGGCTTTTGGTACATGCTCGCCGCAGTGCTGGTGTACGGACACGGAGCCTGTATCGCTGGGCCAGCGCCTACGACACTCAGGTCGGGCGCGTATGTTTTCTCATTGAATACCCAGAGAGAATATCTTGATGGGATGGGAGGGGACCGTGAAGCTATGCCTTATCGCTGATGGGCGCAGCGCCATTGCGCAGAACTGGATCCGGTATTTGCTTAAGGCGGGACATGAGGTCCATCTGGTGTCGTCGTATCCTTGCGATCCTACGGTCCTGCCTGTGGCTTCGCTTCACATCGCTCCAATCGCATTCTCTTGGTTTGGATCACAGTCTGTGAAGCAGAACAGCGTGCCAAGCGAAACCGTCGGGGAAGCTCAACGGTGGATGACGTTGACAAAAAAGGCCTGTTTACCGTTGTGCTCTCATGTCCGGCATTGGTTGGGTCCTCTTGATGTCTATCGTTATGTTGGTCGTATCCGGCAACTTCTGACGCGTTTGCAGCCGGAGCTCGTACACGCAATGCGTATTCCCTTTGAAGGGATGCTTGCGGCTGAAGCACTGCAGGGACAACAAACCCCACTCATTGTGTCAGTGTGGGGGAATGATTTTACGTTGCATGCCCAGGGGTCACCGCTCATCGGATACCTGACGAAACGAACCTTAGCGCGTGCTGACGGACTGCATCCAGATTGTCATCGCGACCTTACCCTTGCGCACCAATGGGGCTTTGCTGCGAGTAAACCCGCGGTCGTCTTGCCTAGTGGAGGTGGGATTCAGACGGATCTGTTTCGACCTGGGTCAGTAGAGCACCTGTGGGCGGAACGATTGGCAATCCCGTCTGGTACCCCAGTCGTGCTCAATCCTCGTGGCATTCGCGGGTATGTGCGCAATGATACGTTCTTCCAGGCCATTCCACTTGTCCTGAAGAGCAAACCGAGTGTGATTTTTCTTGGGCTTGCTATGCAAGAAGCCAGAATGGCACACGATTGGGTGGAGCGACTATCCATCGCGCATGCTGTTCGTCTTCTTCCTGCCGTCTCACGGCCAGAGATGGCGGCGCTGTTTCGCCTTGCTGACGTTGCGGTGTCGCCGAGTGAACATGATGGAACACCCAATACGTTATTGGAAAGTATGGCGTGTGGAGCGTTTCCTGTTGCTGGCAACATTGAGTCAGTACGCGAATGGCTCGACGACGGTGTGAACGGCCTGCTATGCGACCAGCGAAGCCCGGAATCTCTGGCTGCAGCAATCTTGCGTGCACTGGAGGATCATGAACTACGAAAACGCGCGGAGGTGCACAACCAACGCCTTATTGCCGAGCGTGCGGAACATCTTGCCGTGATGACGCAAGCAGAGGCTTTTTATCGACAGTTCTGTCACCCCTTAACGGACTCTCACGTCAACACTGCACACTGAAACTACTATGAGACAACTTATACAATCAGTTCGGACAGGTGAAACTCGTGTTGCTGAACTCCCAGCCCCACAAGCGCAGGCTTCGACAGCGTTGATACAGACTGTGGTGTCACTCGTGTCGGCTGGTACTGAGCGAATGGTCGTAGAATTTGCGAACAAGGGGTTAGTAGCGAAAGCACGGAGCCGTCCTGACCTGGTTC includes:
- a CDS encoding glycosyltransferase family 4 protein, coding for MMGWEGTVKLCLIADGRSAIAQNWIRYLLKAGHEVHLVSSYPCDPTVLPVASLHIAPIAFSWFGSQSVKQNSVPSETVGEAQRWMTLTKKACLPLCSHVRHWLGPLDVYRYVGRIRQLLTRLQPELVHAMRIPFEGMLAAEALQGQQTPLIVSVWGNDFTLHAQGSPLIGYLTKRTLARADGLHPDCHRDLTLAHQWGFAASKPAVVLPSGGGIQTDLFRPGSVEHLWAERLAIPSGTPVVLNPRGIRGYVRNDTFFQAIPLVLKSKPSVIFLGLAMQEARMAHDWVERLSIAHAVRLLPAVSRPEMAALFRLADVAVSPSEHDGTPNTLLESMACGAFPVAGNIESVREWLDDGVNGLLCDQRSPESLAAAILRALEDHELRKRAEVHNQRLIAERAEHLAVMTQAEAFYRQFCHPLTDSHVNTAH